The following are encoded together in the Chaetodon trifascialis isolate fChaTrf1 chromosome 3, fChaTrf1.hap1, whole genome shotgun sequence genome:
- the prelp gene encoding prolargin: MKAGAGLVSALALFLLMGAVSTQRPRPKKPTRRPATTRKPSVPKPAAPIQPEPQEPTDFPPPIMGPPSMYPDCPRECFCSPSYPNSLNCENRNIRVIPTIPFRTHYLYLQNNYISEVTEEPFLNATEVRWVNLANNRIHRINKQVFQKIPALLYLYAQGNQLREVPSGLPASLEQLRLSRNRISKIPAGAFNKMGNLTMLDLYNNQLSDTDLGKNTFKDLASLMQLNLARNILKKMPAGVPNGVIQLFLDRNSIDDIPKDYFKDFTHLAFVRLNHNQLSDKGLPKAVFNISTLLDLQLSHNQLASVPLFNGHLEHLHLNHNSIESINGTMICPFSPQADLSDLSLVPRLRYLRLDGNHLSPPIPLDVIMCFRHLRSIVF, from the exons ATGAAGGCCGGCGCGGGACTCGTCTCTGCATTGGCTCTGTTCCTCCTGATGGGGGCAGTGTCCACCCAGAGACCTCGGCCAAAGAAGCCCACCAGGCGCCCAGCCACCACCAGGAAGCCTTCTGTCCCCAAGCCTGCTGCACCAATACAGCCAGAGCCCCAGGAGCCCACAGACTTCCCCCCACCCATCATGGGCCCACCCTCCATGTATCCTGACTGCCCCAGAGAGTGTTTCTGCTCCCCGAGCTATCCGAATTCTCTTAACTGTGAGAACCGGAACATCCGCGTGATCCCTACCATCCCATTTAGAACCCACTACTTGTACCTGCAGAACAACTACATCTCAGAGGTGACGGAGGAGCCGTTCCTCAATGCCACTGAGGTCCGCTGGGTCAACTTGGCCAATAACCGAATTCATCGAATAAACAAACAG GTGTTTCAGAAGATCCCAGCACTGCTGTACCTTTATGCACAGGGAAATCAGCTGAGAGAGGTCCCTTCAGGTCTCCCAGCAAGCCTTGAACAGCTCCGCCTCAGTAGGAATCGCATTTCTAAGATCCCTGCTGGTGCCTTCAACAAGATGGGGAACCTGACTATGCTTGACTTGTACAACAACCAG CTGAGTGACACTGATCTGGGAAAGAACACATTTAAGGACCTGGCAAGCCTCATGCAGCTCAATCTGGCTCGTAACATCTTGAAAAAGATGCCTGCTGGCGTACCTAATGGCGTCATACAGCTTTTCTTGGACCGAAACAGTATAGATGACATCCCAAA AGACTACTTTAAAGACTTCACTCACCTGGCGTTTGTGAGGCTGAACCACAACCAGCTGAGTGATAAAGGACTTCCCAAGGCTGTGTTCAACATATCCACCCTGCTGGACCTGCAACTGTCCCACAACCAACTTGCTTCTGTTCCTCTGTTCAACGGTCACCTGGAGCACCTGCACCTCAACCACAACAGCATCGAGA GCATCAATGGCACCATGATCTGCCCATTCAGCCCACAGGCCGACCTGAGCGACTTGAGCCTGGTGCCCAGACTAAG GTACCTGCGCTTGGATGGAAATCACCTGAGCCCTCCCATCCCTCTGGATGTCATCATGTGCTTCAGACACCTCCgctctattgtcttttag
- the il19l gene encoding interleukin 19 like, with amino-acid sequence MKLLLSRSLCLLLLLLCLNKLVESRALHLNSCSVTVHTHELRKYYSDIRSNAIAADREIGVKLLDKSSIKDVQDGQTCCFLYLVLRFYVERVFRNYASSEPQDQRCSSALANAFVSIRRDIHNCHCQCTEETRRTVDSLHARFIQLEISQAAQKAVGELDTVLEWLEGLGQNPLA; translated from the exons atgaagctgctgctcagccgctctctctgcctgctcctcctgctcctctgcctgaACAAACTCGTGGAGAGCCGAGCTCTGCATCTGAACAGCTGCTCTGttactgttcacacacacgAGCTGCGTAAATACTACTCTGACATACGATCAAATGCG ATAGCAGCAGACCGTGAGATTGGAGTGAAACTTCTGGACAAATCATCGATTAAAGATGTTCAG GACGGTCAGACGTGCTGTTTCCTGTATCTTGTGCTGCGTTTCTACGTTGAGAGAGTGTTCAGAAACTACGCCTCCTCTGAGCCACAGGATCAACGCTGCTCCAGTGCTCTGGCCAACGCTTTTGTCAGCATCAGGAGGGATATACACAATTGT CACTGCCAGTGCACAGAGGAAACTCGGAGGACAGTTGACTCCCTGCATGCTCGGTTTATCCAG CTAGAAATAAGCCAGGCGGCACAGAAGGCTGTGGGAGAACTGGACACTGTGCTGGAGTGGCTGGAGGGACTCGGCCAGAACCCACTCGCATGA